Proteins found in one Hevea brasiliensis isolate MT/VB/25A 57/8 chromosome 18, ASM3005281v1, whole genome shotgun sequence genomic segment:
- the LOC131175924 gene encoding uncharacterized protein LOC131175924 codes for MPSYAKFLKEILSNKEKLEDYKTAACTEECSVILQNKLPPKLKDPGSFSIPCHIGETSIEKALCDLGASVSLIPLSICEKLKVGDLKPTTIYLQLADRSIKYLVKILENVPLKVGKFFIHVDFVVLEMEEDVRTPIILGRPFLATAGANIDVKNRKLKLKVGEEEIEFNLFQDSKISTVVNSCYRVDVIENDTGMEDIKLEGSQITLHSQCNQHTVQK; via the coding sequence ATGCCCTCATATGCTAAGTTCCTAAAGGAAATCTTGTCAAACAAGGAAAAATTGGAGGATTATAAAACTGCTGCATGTACTGAAGAATGCAGTGTTATATTACAGAATAAGCTTCCCCCTAAGCTTAAAGATCCAGGAAGTTTCTCTATTCCATGTCACATTGGAGAGACAAGTATTGAAAAGGCATTGTGTGATCTTGGAGCTAGTGTAAGTTTGATACCACTCTCCATTTGTGAAAAGTTGAAGGTAGGAGATTTGAAGCCCACCACCATTTATTTGCAACTAGCTGACAGATCTATCAAATATCTAGTGaaaattttggagaatgtgccattgaaggttggaaaatttttTATTCATGTGGATTTTGTGGTTctagagatggaggaggatgtaagaACACCCATCATACTTGGAAGACCATTTTTGGCTACTGCAGGAGCTAATATAGATGTAAAGAATAGGAAATTAAAGTTGAAAGTGGGAGAAGAGGAAATAGAATTCAATTTATTCCAAGATTCCAAGATATCGACTGTGGTAAATTCTTGCTATAGGGTGGATGTTATAGAAAATGATACTGGAATGGAAGATATTAAGTTGGAGGGAAGTCAAATTACTCTTCATTCTCAGTGTAATCAGCATACAGTGCAAAAGTAA
- the LOC110640121 gene encoding protein S40-5-like, giving the protein MEDWHGIMGRGSAGGYSRRSMRDEDFEEEDVWSVVKEREDSSPKMRKSKDYYSSSSSSSAAWCLHSAPRMIPRANIANPPTAAAAAAVTTHEAKVVQHLSAPVNIPDWSKIYGRNTTADSSADDGEYPGGHYNGYCTDDVNDDDDGEGDEMVPPHEWIARKLARSQISSFSMCEGIGRTLKGRDLSKVRDAILTKIDFLQ; this is encoded by the coding sequence ATGGAAGATTGGCATGGTATCATGGGAAGGGGCAGTGCGGGTGGTTATAGCAGGAGATCAATGAGAGATGAagattttgaagaagaagatgtatGGTCAGTTGTGAAGGAGAGAGAAGATTCAAGTCCCAAGATGAGGAAATCCAAGGATtactattcttcttcttcttcttcttctgctgcaTGGTGCCTCCATAGTGCTCCAAGAATGATCCCAAGAGCTAATATTGCTAACCCACctacagcagcagcagcagcagcagtaaccACTCATGAAGCCAAGGTAGTTCAACACTTATCAGCTCCTGTGAACATCCCAGATTGGTCAAAGATTTATGGGAGAAATACAACTGCGGACTCATCTGCTGATGATGGAGAGTATCCTGGCGGCCATTATAATGGGTATTGTACTGATGATGTTAATGACGATGATGATGGTGAAGGAGACGAAATGGTCCCTCCACATGAGTGGATAGCTAGAAAGCTTGCAAGGAGTCAGATTTCTTCTTTCTCTATGTGCGAAGGAATTGGAAGGACGCTCAAAGGGAGAGATCTTAGCAAAGTGAGAGATGCTATTTTAACAAAAATAGATTTCCTACAGTAA